A single genomic interval of Isorropodon fossajaponicum endosymbiont JTNG4 harbors:
- the bioB gene encoding biotin synthase BioB, which produces MAELRNDWTLKEVEALFVLPFNDLLFQAHSIHRQNFDPNQVQVSSLLNIKTGACPEDCSYCSQSSKYDTGLEREKLMEVDLVLQQAKQAQDKGATRFCMGAAWRNPTDKSLDKVIPMIQGVKAMGMETCVTLGMLTQEQAFTLKEAGLDYYNHNIDTSKEHYSNVVTTRNFQDRLNTLESVQNADIHVCSGGILGLGENQTDRASMLRSLSSLKSHPDSVPLNLLVPIPGTPFENIEPPTESEFIRTIAVARIMMPKSVVRLSAGRTEMGEAMQALCFFAGANSIFYGEQLLTTDNPNTSSDQDLFARLGINQKQADNLQSV; this is translated from the coding sequence ATGGCAGAATTAAGAAACGATTGGACTCTAAAAGAGGTTGAGGCATTATTTGTATTACCTTTTAATGATTTATTATTTCAAGCACACAGTATTCATAGACAGAATTTTGACCCTAATCAGGTTCAAGTTAGTTCATTGTTAAATATCAAAACTGGTGCGTGTCCAGAAGATTGTTCATATTGTTCACAAAGTTCTAAATACGACACAGGGCTTGAGCGTGAAAAATTAATGGAGGTTGATTTGGTGCTTCAACAAGCCAAACAGGCGCAAGACAAGGGTGCAACGCGGTTTTGTATGGGCGCTGCATGGCGCAATCCTACTGATAAGAGTCTAGATAAAGTCATCCCCATGATTCAAGGTGTGAAAGCCATGGGCATGGAAACATGCGTAACCTTGGGTATGTTGACCCAGGAACAAGCATTTACCTTAAAAGAAGCGGGTCTAGATTATTATAATCATAATATTGACACTTCAAAAGAGCACTACTCAAATGTGGTTACTACGCGTAATTTTCAAGATCGTTTAAACACTTTAGAATCAGTACAAAATGCCGATATTCATGTTTGTAGTGGTGGCATTTTAGGCTTGGGCGAAAATCAGACTGATCGCGCCTCTATGCTTAGGTCATTGTCTAGTTTAAAATCACATCCAGATAGTGTGCCACTTAACTTATTAGTACCCATCCCAGGCACGCCATTTGAAAACATTGAGCCACCAACTGAAAGTGAGTTTATACGTACCATTGCAGTAGCACGCATCATGATGCCAAAATCAGTTGTACGCTTATCAGCAGGACGCACTGAAATGGGCGAGGCTATGCAAGCGCTTTGTTTTTTTGCAGGGGCTAATTCTATCTTTTATGGCGAGCAATTACTCACCACTGATAATCCAAACACAAGCAGCGACCAAGATTTGTTTGCAAGGCTAGGGATTAATCAAAAGCAAGCAGATAATCTACAATCTGTTTAG
- the ftsW gene encoding putative lipid II flippase FtsW, which yields MCPSRLEHCIEKTGQLPDKNLLFAILTLLTFGWILSFSASLGHFSSYGFFIKQTVFIILGLSLGYTVLKVPLYFYKNHSKLFFIITLICLALVFLPEPIGKTVKGSTRWINFVLFKFQPSEMMKLVMILFMAGFLVRQEKDLRKPYMGFIKTLIIIGASSFLLLLEPDIGATFIISATAFAMLLTAGVYLKQLFIVGASVVAVFIVILFQIPNRVERLTSFWREDLWLNESEKVWQTKQALIGIARGDWTGVGLGNGIQKYTKLPEPHTDMIFAIIGEETGIVGMLFVLFTFAYIILKGFKIAKDALKNNRKYSSYVGFGICTWLSMQFSVNIAMNLGLIPPKGFTLPLISYGGSSMIFALISLAILLRIDMENRCEYSKQKHYV from the coding sequence ATGTGTCCAAGTAGGTTAGAGCATTGCATCGAAAAAACTGGTCAACTGCCTGATAAAAATCTACTTTTTGCGATTTTGACACTGTTGACCTTTGGCTGGATATTGTCTTTTTCTGCCTCGCTTGGACATTTTAGTAGTTACGGTTTTTTTATAAAACAAACTGTTTTTATTATCCTAGGCTTGAGCCTTGGTTACACTGTGCTTAAAGTCCCCTTATATTTTTACAAAAATCATTCTAAATTATTTTTTATTATTACTTTGATATGCTTAGCGCTGGTGTTTTTACCAGAGCCTATTGGCAAAACCGTTAAAGGCTCAACGCGTTGGATTAACTTTGTGTTGTTTAAATTTCAGCCTTCTGAAATGATGAAATTGGTGATGATTCTATTCATGGCGGGCTTTTTGGTTAGGCAGGAAAAGGATCTAAGAAAGCCTTATATGGGCTTTATTAAAACGCTTATTATCATTGGTGCATCAAGTTTTTTGTTATTACTAGAGCCAGATATTGGCGCGACCTTTATTATTTCCGCAACTGCTTTTGCCATGCTGCTAACTGCTGGTGTTTACTTAAAGCAATTGTTCATAGTTGGTGCAAGCGTTGTTGCTGTTTTTATTGTCATTCTTTTCCAAATTCCCAATCGAGTTGAAAGGCTAACTTCCTTTTGGCGAGAAGATTTATGGCTTAACGAATCTGAAAAAGTATGGCAAACCAAACAAGCATTAATCGGTATCGCTAGAGGTGATTGGACTGGCGTTGGATTGGGTAATGGTATTCAAAAATACACAAAACTACCAGAGCCACATACCGATATGATTTTTGCTATTATTGGCGAAGAAACAGGTATTGTTGGTATGTTGTTTGTATTGTTTACCTTTGCTTATATTATTCTTAAAGGTTTTAAAATTGCCAAAGACGCCCTTAAAAATAATCGCAAATACAGTTCCTATGTTGGTTTTGGTATTTGTACTTGGCTGAGCATGCAATTTAGCGTTAATATTGCCATGAATCTTGGCTTAATTCCACCCAAGGGCTTTACCTTGCCACTGATTAGTTATGGCGGTTCAAGTATGATATTTGCACTGATATCACTGGCTATATTACTCAGAATTGATATGGAAAATCGTTGTGAATATTCTAAACAAAAACATTATGTCTAA
- the murG gene encoding undecaprenyldiphospho-muramoylpentapeptide beta-N-acetylglucosaminyltransferase, which yields MSKKILIMAGGTGGHIFPALAIVNELKNHSTHIQWLGSNTGMENEIVPKHNIKLHTVNSVGLRGKSIVSLIKAPFLLSYATLQVMGIFLKFKPDIVLGMGGFASGIGGLVACIFRVPLVIHEQNSIPGTTNKILNKIATKTFQAFNDTFIKNATTSGNPVAFNPVERQNNNNKLNLLIIGGSLGSKPINDITVQLNIDINIWHQTGGLHFDAVKAQYKNNTVKVTAFIKDMASAYAWADIVLCRAGAMTVSELMLSATPSILIPLPHAIDNHQLYNAKILADSNAGILIEQKNLTIELLEKTLLNINKNQIKQMSTNALKLTKPNAAKQIVDYLLAFD from the coding sequence ATGTCTAAAAAAATTCTCATTATGGCTGGTGGAACTGGTGGGCATATATTTCCTGCACTTGCTATTGTTAACGAACTTAAAAATCATTCAACTCATATTCAATGGTTAGGCTCAAATACTGGTATGGAAAATGAAATTGTGCCTAAACACAACATCAAACTACACACAGTGAATAGTGTTGGCTTGCGTGGTAAAAGTATTGTTAGCCTGATAAAAGCGCCTTTTTTACTTAGTTATGCAACGCTGCAAGTGATGGGTATTTTTCTAAAGTTTAAACCAGATATTGTACTTGGCATGGGTGGCTTTGCCTCTGGCATTGGCGGTTTGGTGGCTTGTATTTTTAGAGTACCACTGGTGATTCATGAACAGAACTCTATACCAGGTACAACCAATAAAATACTCAATAAAATAGCCACAAAAACCTTTCAAGCATTTAATGATACTTTTATTAAAAATGCCACCACTTCTGGCAATCCTGTCGCGTTCAATCCTGTTGAAAGACAAAATAATAACAATAAATTAAACTTATTAATCATCGGCGGCTCTTTAGGCTCAAAGCCTATTAACGATATCACCGTACAACTCAATATTGATATTAATATTTGGCATCAAACAGGAGGGCTGCATTTTGATGCAGTTAAAGCCCAATACAAAAACAATACTGTGAAAGTTACTGCATTTATTAAAGACATGGCAAGTGCCTATGCTTGGGCAGATATTGTGCTTTGTAGAGCGGGCGCAATGACAGTTTCAGAATTGATGCTATCAGCCACGCCTAGTATTTTGATCCCCCTGCCTCATGCCATTGACAATCATCAATTGTATAATGCCAAGATTTTGGCAGATAGCAACGCTGGCATATTGATTGAACAAAAAAATTTAACGATTGAACTGTTAGAAAAAACCTTACTCAATATTAACAAAAATCAAATTAAACAAATGTCTACTAATGCGCTCAAACTTACCAAACCCAATGCGGCTAAACAGATTGTAGATTATCTGCTTGCTTTTGATTAA
- a CDS encoding transposase, which yields MLFQVVVGNSLTLETREVFYTPAHYTGLWDMRLNLRKSESLITKQQKQQNKQHSSIRYIVERTFGLLKLHHGLGKVRYLGLERNKTRAQLIAMSHNLKDWHEYIQTNAKPEGLLCLKVGMV from the coding sequence GTGCTATTTCAGGTTGTTGTGGGTAATTCGCTAACTTTAGAGACTCGTGAGGTGTTCTATACTCCAGCTCATTATACGGGTTTGTGGGATATGCGATTAAATCTTAGGAAATCTGAGAGTTTAATTACTAAACAACAGAAACAACAGAACAAGCAACACTCATCGATTCGTTATATTGTTGAGCGAACCTTTGGTTTGCTCAAGCTTCATCATGGTTTAGGCAAGGTAAGATACCTTGGTTTAGAAAGAAATAAAACCAGGGCTCAGTTAATTGCCATGAGTCACAACTTGAAAGACTGGCATGAATATATTCAAACGAATGCAAAGCCTGAGGGGTTGTTGTGTTTAAAGGTTGGAATGGTGTAA